The following are from one region of the Malassezia vespertilionis chromosome 4, complete sequence genome:
- a CDS encoding non-specific serine/threonine protein kinase (EggNog:ENOG503NTWY; COG:T), with product MDLLVAGNEVKVLVHALACLYRFNDHCWVSAVRDVDDGRVRLQLSSVNASSSAYGLFAFDEGFFEHIWLKGNCRECQLHVKTLLSLLRMRGVMHTCGLVLDDARPGRLELNIQCEHGVQKRHKLTFQETPGLFPSIDPNPPFSLRVRPTSALEWIEHFLHSGKHGECTLFCMPAACVLKSTLAHPVSTREAPRSAIYSEVRLPLDEMLAYNIAQDTAIVFSLWEFRAAVHVAEQLNTEMELAFGHGGEPLFIRLHVRGTMHAEFILATAVADAEWPVAPVHTTEIMPKRAHSPVPTALPQRDAVHSDTEETLSIKAEPTQGIPLTQLLATVQPTPPSQGGSADEHQHPLLPNLPPTQHPAHDTFPPSQAPPPAKKVFLKQPPSDGWLYMQHMAYVPGSAYAQYMSKLASDPPREQENAAPISGAGAAKQTNTDQGRRNFPASPSNAPLASNMGPAYAQRNAPLHGTGSYVAPVDGPRYIPLTPPPASAPAMRHESAQGVSQQPWRQNLYDAMPTSASLPQFPSQKRRSVALEPLQLANMRHAQNMTAMQHARSQSVDAQMFDASHTQGSRQHPLKGATLHFDEQAPPATPPKPGVIDPRIPTSISTLSLLNASATSPSRTAPGSPDSAPTMSVPGTPTRYRSRDGSKASFKSMIGGLVHSMSDVFIVPPKRPEISTPYDPVHVTHVGFNALTGEFTGLPVGWQHLLQQSGISKQEQERHPQAVMDIVQFYQDTAQDGSGGENDDVWTKFGANITPKGSREAMQAAWAEANAQQAQAQGQGQVSGQVPAQVLVPTQAQAPAPAPAQAQRPPLPQVHAQRRPPPQLETPAQPPVQPPSYPIFQQSSHPLPLPQETKKALTLAASPQIIQDPATSPTSSTFRPPGLLQSGKATMTKPTVEDVTSHTYNPPSSHSSDTGPTAAELVRTQSQRAEIGVKRLEEEKRPPLGSSNGVPRRRARHKVSDEQVMARLQAVCRPGDPTVMFKELLKIGQGASGGVYTAKSIGSEQLVAIKQMVLEQQPKKDLIVNEIEVMKQSRHPNIVNFLNAFLLKGELWVVMEYMEGGPLTDVVLHSILSDRQIAAVARECLTGLQHLHAHGVIHRDIKSDNVLMSLRGEIKLTDFGFCAQIGQAHAKRVTMVGTPYWMAPEVVTRKEYDSRVDIWSMGILCIEMIEGEPPYLNENPLRALYLIATTGTPKLNQPEKLSDTLRNFLSVCLDVDAERRPDATNLLQHPFLQNPDDVRSLIPHIRAALDNRAKR from the exons ATGGACTTGCTCGTGGCGGGGAACGAGGTGAAGG TGCTCGTGCATGCACTTGCATGTTTATATAGGTTCAACGACCACTGCTGGGtcagcgccgtgcgtgaCGTAGACGACGGCCGCGTCCGT CTGCAACTCTCGTCTGTAaacgcgtcgagctccgCGTATGGCTTATTTGCATTTGACGAGGGATTCTTTGAGCATATATGGCTAAAGGGAAACTGTCGCGAGTGTCAACTGCACGTCAAGACGCTCCTTTCCTTACTGCGAATGCGCGGCGTGATGCATACGTGCGGCCtcgtgctcgacgacgcgcgGCCAGGCAGGCTCGAGCTGAATATCCAGTGcgagcatggcgtgcaGAAGCGGCATAAACTCACATTCCAAGAGACTCCGGGCTTGTTCCCGTCGATCGACCCCAACCCGCCATTTTCCTTGCGCGTACGACCGacctcggcgctggaatgGATCGAGCACTTTTTGCATAGCGGCAAGCACGGGGAATGCACGCTTTTTTGCATGCCTGCCGCTTGTGTACTGAAAAGCACGCTTGCACACCCTGTAAGTacgcgcgaagcgccgcgaagcgcgATCTACAGCGAGGTCCGACTTCCGCTGGACGAAATGCTTGCGTACAACATTGCACAGGATACTGCGATTGTGTTCTCCTTGTGGGAGTTCCGCGCAGCCGTTCAtgttgccgagcagctgaATACAGAAATGGAGCTTGCGTTCGGGCACGGCGGCGAGCCATTGTTCATTCGGCTCCATGTGCGCGGTACGATGCACGCCGAGTTTATTCTAGCTACGGCTGTTGCGGATGCAGAGTGGCCAGTCGCACCAGTGCATACTACAGAAATTATGCCGAAACGCGCGCATTCACCTGTGCCtacggcgctgccgcaACGTGATGCAGTGCACAGCGACACGGAGGAGACGCTTTCGATCAAAGCAGAGCCCACACAAGGGATCCCGCTGACCCAGCTACTTGCTACAGTACAGCCAACTCCGCCGTCACAGGGAGGCAGCGCGGACGAACACCAACATCCCCTCCTTCCCAACTTGCCGCCCACCCAGCACCCCGCCCACGACACATTTCCGCCCtcccaagcgccgccgcccgcaaAAAAG GTCTTTCTTAAGCAACCACCGTCCGACGGTTGGCTGTACATGCAGCATATGGCCTATGTTCCAGGTAGTGCGTATGCACAGTACATGTCCAAGCTAGCGTCCGATCCGCCGCGTGAGCAAGaaaatgcggcgccgaTTTCGGGAgctggcgcggcgaagCAAACAAACACGGACCAGGGGCGCAGGAATTTCCCGGCGAGCCCAAGCAACGCGCCCCTGGCATCCAACATGGGCCCTGCATATGCCCAGCGGAATGCCCCTCTACACGGCACAGGCTCGTACGTAGCGCCTGTAGACGGCCCGCGGTACATTCCACTGACACCGCCGCCggccagcgcgcctgcgATGCGGCACGAATCGGCACAAGGCGTGTCGCAGCAGCCGTGGCGGCAGAATTTGTACGATGCCATGCCGACGAGTGCATCGCTTCCTCAATTTCCGTCGCAGAAGCGACGCTCTGTTGCACTGGAACCGCTACAGCTTGCCAATATGCGGCACGCGCAGAATATGACTGCCatgcagcatgcgcgctCACAGAGTGTGGATGCGCAAATGTTTGACGCTTCGCATACCCAGGGATCACGACAGCACCCACTCAAAGGCGCCACGCTGCATTTCGACGAGCAAGCTCCGCCAGCAACGCCACCGAAACCAGGCGTGATCGATCCGCGCATCCCTACCTCCATCTCGACACTCTCTCTTTTGAACGCGTCAGCCACAAGCCCCAGTCGTACTGCGCCGGGATCGCCAGACAGTGCACCTACAATGTCTGTGCCTGGCACGCCTACGCGGTACCGATCGCGCGATGGGAGCAAGGCTTCTTTCAAGAGCATGATTGGCGGTCTCGTCCACTCTATGAGTGATGTGTTTATCGTCCCACCAAAGAGGCCAGAAATTTCGACGCCTTACGATCCCGTGCATGTAACGCATGTGGGGTTCAATGCACTTACAGGCGAGTTTACTGGGCTTCCTGTCGGCTGGCAGCATCTTTTGCAGCAGTCGGGGATTTCCAAACAGGAGCAGGAACGGCATCCGCAGGCAGTGATGGATATCGTGCAGTTTTACCAAGACACTGCGCAGGATGGGTCGGGCGGTGAAAACGACGATGTGTGGACCAAGTTTGGCGCGAATATCACGCCAAAAGGTTCCCGAGAAGCGATGCAGGCTGCATGGGCTGAGGCTAAtgcgcagcaggcgcaggcgcaaggGCAAGGGCAAGTGTCAGGACAGGTACCGGCACAGGTTCTTGTGCCGacgcaggcacaggcaccgGCACCGGCACCGGCCCAGGCACAGCGACCGCCTCTGCCACAAGTTCATGCACAAAGGCGGCCCCCACCCCAGCTAGAAACGCCAGCCCAGCCACCTGTCCAGCCACCCTCTTACCCCATTTTCCAGCAATCTTCCCACCCTCTCCCGCTTCCCCAAGAGACAAAAAAAGCGCTCACCTTGGCAGCATCTCCCCAGATCATACAAGACCCAGCGACGAGCCCCACCTCCTCTACATTCCGCCCCCCTGGCCTCTTGCAATCTGGCAAAGCCACCATGACGAAACCGACCGTTGAGGACGTTACGTCCCATACGTATAACCCTCCTTCGTCGCATTCTAGCGACACCGGCCCTACTGCCGCCGAACTTGTCCGCACCCagtcgcagcgcgcagaaaTCGGTGTGAAGCGTCTCGAAGAAGAAAAACGGCCACCGCTCGGCTCGAGCAACGGCGTtccacgccgccgtgcgcggcacaaagTCAGCGACGAGCAAGTcatggcgcgcctgcaagcgGTATGCCGCCCAGGTGACCCGACCGTGATGTTCAaggagctgctcaagatcggccaaggcgcatcCGGCGGTGTGTACACAGCGAAGTCCATCGGCTCtgagcagcttgtcgcAATCAAGCAAATGGTCCTGGAGCAGCAGCCCAAGAAAGACTTGATTGTGAACGAAATCGAAGTGATGAAACAGTCGCGCCACCCCAACATTGTCAACTTCTTAAACGCATTCCTGCTCAAAGGCGAGTTGTGGGTCGTGATGGAGTACATGGAGGGCGGGCCACTCACCGATGTCGTCTTGCACAGTATTTTGTCCGACCGACAGATTGCCGctgtcgcgcgcgaatgccTCACTGGCCTGCAACATTTGCACGCCCACGGCGTCATTCACCGCGACATCAAGAGCGACAATGTGCTCATGAGCCTCCGCGGCGAGATCAAGCTAACTGATTTTGGTTTCTGTGCCCAGATCGGTCAAGCACATGCTAAGCGCGTTACCATGGTCGGCACGCCGTATTGGATGGCGCCAGAAGTGGTGACGCGAAAAGAGTACGACTCGCGCGTCGATATATGGAGCATGGGCATTCTGTGCATTGAGATGATTGAAGGCGAGCCGCCGTACCTGAACGAGAATCCACTACGTGCATTGTACTTAATTGCAACTACCGGAACGCCCAAACTGAACCAGCCAGAGAAACTCTCGGATACCCTTCGTAATTTCCTGAGCGTCTGCCTCGACGTCGATGCCGAACGCCGCCCTGATGCAACAAATTTACTCCAACACCCATTCCTGCAAAACCCGGACGATGTCCGCTCGCTTATCCCTCATATCCGCGCGGCACTCGACAACCGCGCGAAACGCTAG
- the RGD1 gene encoding Rho GTPase-activating protein (BUSCO:EOG092620CR; EggNog:ENOG503NVC8; COG:T), giving the protein MDCGLPLMLERSKQSIESARDAAAFFKKRAAIEEEYAHAVRKLAKQHGSQYSMHEARAGSYGENWKNILSAQENLSENHFRFATKLTQISDDIAVNVRDAERSRRSSREMGQRFEKGLVDAESNTERARLRFDLAAEDLERVHLVKQGDTTRAADMSIGHAASKRTLGMSFSKGGLFKSKNPQQILRHEEEFTMKKKSAHEVLRSEADAAQMLRQEYFHQHLPQIIRALKDTISELDTGLQFQLVRFAFLFESIILGDGIIINPLNENASTKGLRDAAADINNVSDFKDFIQSYELAQGQEYKSPSRLNPYDESTLSSLFYQTMLSGPSSQTARAVANTPADALVPHNTARPIFGEDLVKQLMRDGVDVPPILEICADAIERVGIQNTGIYRLSGTTSRVQNLKAKFDADWSAVNLMSDEALSDINIVAGCLKLWFRELPEPLLTYDLYPAFIEAAKIENEYLRQIRLHEQVNELPDANYATLRFLMGHLDRVRACEGVNQMSAHNLAIVFGPTLLSAPPDQIQSDVGKNGGPVQLQDMNYQCMAIETILTKYRDIFVD; this is encoded by the coding sequence ATGGACTGCGGCCTGCCGCTCATGCTGGAGCGATCCAAGCAGAGCATCGAGTCTGCACGGGATGCAGCAGCATTCTTCAAGAAACGCGCAGCGATTGAGGAGGAATATGCGCatgccgtgcgcaaacTGGCCAAGCAACATGGCTCGCAGTACTCGATGCAtgaggcgcgcgcaggctCCTACGGGGAGAACTGGAAAAACATTTTGTCGGCGCAGGAAAACTTGAGCGAGAACCACTTCCGCTTTGCTACTAAACTGACCCAAATCAGCGACGACATTGCTGTAaatgtgcgcgatgcagagcgctcgcggcgctcgagtcGCGAAATGGGCCAGCGGTTCGAAAAGGGATTGGTCGACGCGGAGAGCAacacggagcgcgcgcgtttgcgaTTCGACCTTGCAGCCGAGGATTTGGAGCGTGTGCACCTGGTAAAGCAGGGCGATACGACTCGTGCGGCAGACATGTCGATTGGGCATGCGGcgagcaagcgcacgctcggcatgTCGTTCTCCAAGGGTGGGCTTTTCAAGAGCAAGAACCCGCAGCAGATATTGCGCCACGAAGAAGAGTTTACCATGAAGAAAAAGAGTGCGCATgaggtgctgcgcagcgaggcggatgctgcacagatgctgcgccaggAATATTTCCACCAGCACCTCCCTCAAATCATCCGGGCACTCAAAGACACGATCTCCGAGCTCGATACAGGCCTCCAGTTCCAGCTCGTCCGCTTTGCGTTTTTGTTTGAAAGCATTATCTTGGGCGACGGTATCATTATCAATCCGCTGAACGAAAACGCATCGACAAAGGgtctgcgcgacgctgccgcggATATCAATAATGTCAGCGACTTTAAAGACTTTATTCAGAGTTACGAACTTGCACAGGGGCAGGAATACAAGAGCCCTTCGCGGCTGAACCCGTACGACGAGTCCACCTTGTCGAGTCTCTTCTATCAAACCATGCTCTCTGGACCGTCGTCTCAAACAgctcgcgccgtcgctAATACTCCAGCCGACGCACTTGTTCCGCACAACACTGCACGCCCCATTTTTGGCGAGGATCTCGTCAAGCAACTCATGCGCGACGGTGTCGATGTGCCGCCTATCTTGGAAATTTGCGCGGATGCTATCGAGCGTGTGGGGATTCAAAATACAGGCATCTACCGTCTTTCTGGAACCACATCGCGCGTCCAGAACCTCAAAGCAAAGTTTGATGCGGACTGGTCTGCGGTGAATTTAATGAGCGATGAGGCGCTCAGCGACATCAACATCGTCGCTGGGTGTCTCAAGCTCTGGTTTCGCGAGCTTCCGGAGCCGTTGCTTACCTACGATCTATACCCTGCATTTATTGAAGCCGCCAAGATTGAGAACGAATATTTGCGACAAATTCGGCTGCATGAGCAGGTAAACGAGCTGCCCGATGCAAATTAcgcaacgctgcgcttcctgATGGGGCACTTGGACCGTGTCCGCGCCTGCGAGGGCGTCAACCAAATGAGTGCGCACAACCTCGCCATCGTGTTTGGCCCAACACTGCTCAGCGCCCCACCGGATCAAATCCAGAGCGATGTGGGCAAGAATGGCGGGCCTGTGCAGCTGCAGGATATGAACTACCAGTGCATGGCGATCGAGACAATTCTGACCAAGTACCGCGATATTTTTGTAGATTGA
- the 60S gene encoding 60s acidic ribosomal protein P2 (COG:J; EggNog:ENOG503P569), with product MKLIAAYLLLSLAKENPSAEDIRSLLSSVGIEADNERLDKLVSELEGKDINEIIAEGSQKLASVPTGGAAPAAAAAGAAVAGNDAAPAAEEKAEEKEESDDDMGFGLFD from the coding sequence ATGAAGCTTATCGCCGCTTACTTGCTCCTCTCCCTCGCCAAGGAGAACCCCTCCGCCGAGGACATCAGGTCCCTCCTTTCGTCTGTCGGTATCGAGGCTGATAACGAGCGCCTTGACAAACTCGTGTCTGAGCTTGAGGGCAAGGACATCAACGAGATCATTGCCGAAGGCAGTCAGAAGCTCGCCTCTGTTCCCACTGGaggcgctgctcctgctgccgctgctgctggcgccgccgtcgctggTAATGACGCTGCTCCCGCCGCCGAAGAGAAGGCGGAGGAGAAGGAAGAGTCTGACGATGACATGGGCTTTGGTCTCTTTGACTAA
- the MUS81 gene encoding Crossover junction endonuclease mus81 (COG:L; BUSCO:EOG092658SK; EggNog:ENOG503NUQ5) — protein MKKRRTFRKFSYRGVDLDQLVELPNEKFVELVSARARRRFNRGLKRGPMTLIKKLRKAKMEAPPNEKPTIVRTHLRNMIVVPEMIGSVIGVYNGKVFTTVEIKPEMTGHYLGEFAITYIPTRHGKGSLGKDAAPHPNCVWLTFLKQWHEDALAKGNKAALVYLKAYRSLFAAPQTFVHPCETICLAGIGDSIAKRLEKAYEQWCTEHDHTIPDRLGLYKKVLAEQCDEAPVSKAELISLAQPHCDSDYSISGGGSRSTVPAALTHRGSSGPPSQTWNPRRSFVSAWNGMKTLIDKAYVFRVGNPPVFYLSEQGLCVAKAITELEGIVDQDALPLPAPEAFGLRASPEPTETRGAALTESPRASQAALFLPQKRQRRSPPRHTPASDSDDGDAYVVDLIQSSQENVYCAEYSHRAGHSSDPIVLSPYHQGEPVRISISLIDSSPMISRQHCSTAELPSSPVVHTARASNSGAETLSLPMCHTLPANSYTIHMVMDHREVRQRFSHGTEASRRVTFKDAMAQRGITCDLRALELGDIIWVAKPRADNPSHIAQLWSSVQEVVLDAVVERKRLDDLASSIFDGRWHDQKLRLRFSGIDKVYYLIEDIDVANLVQRHGASIQTALSSTQIIDGFHVHRTANGEGTADFLANLHRALETLYSSTPLHVLRDSAIDRDHYSEMRASLRTQFVHERFHTSFHTFQALNGKTSSSGTLQDTWTRMLLCIQGLSSEKAEEIVRRWPTMHALLRDYAAQEAATAPGERSLVCERMIAKAVDPNTPLTRRRIGSVLSARIYQILRSNTFVE, from the exons ATGAAAAAGAGGAGGACCTTCCGCAAGTTTTCCTACCGCGGTGTGGACCTTGAccagcttgtcgagctccCCAACGAGAAGTtcgtcgagctcgtcaGCGCCCGTGCCCGCAGGCGCTTTAACCGCGGCTTGAAGCGTGGTCCTATGACTTTGATCaagaagctgcgcaaggccaagATGGAGGCTCCTCCGAACGAGAAGCCTACGATCGTCCGCACGCACCTGCGCAACATGATTGTTGTTCCCGAGATGATTGGCTCTGTCATTGGTGTGTACAACGGCAAG GTTTTCACCACCGTTGAGATCAAGCCTGAGATGACTGGCCACTACCTCGGCGAGTTTGCCATTACCTACATTCCCACCCGTCACGGTAAGGGCAGTCTCGGCAAGGATGC cgcgccgcaccccAACTGCGTGTGGCTCACATTCTTGAAGCAGTGGCATGAagatgcgcttgccaaaGGAAACAAGGCTGCGCTGGTTTACTTGAAGGCGTACCGCTCactttttgctgcgccgcaaactTTTGTGCATCCATGCGAGACGATTTGCCTTGCTGGAATCGGCGATTCCATTGCAAAGCGGCTCGAGAAAGCGTATGAGCAATGGTGCACAGAGCATGACCATACTATACCAGATCGAC TGGGTCTTTACAAGAAGGTTCTGGCCGAGCAATGCGATGAGGCGCCTGTAAGCAAGGCGGAGCTTATCTCGCTGGCCCAGCCGCACTGCGATAGTGATTATTCCATCTCCGGCGGTGGCAGCCGTTCCACTGTACCTGCAGCACTCACACACCGCGGAAGTAGTGGTCCCCCGAGCCAAACGTGGAatccgcgccgctcgtttGTGAGTGCGTGGAATGGGATGAAGACATTGATTGACAAGGCTTATGTATTCCGCGTTGGCAATCCGCCCGTGTTTTACCTGAGCGAGCAGGGCTTGTGTGTCGCGAAGGCGATTACTGAGCTGGAGGGCATTGTCGACCAAGATGCACTTCCCCTCCCAGCGCCCGAAGCGTTTGGTCTACGTGCGTCGCCCGAGCCGACagaaacgcgcggcgctgctctgACAGAGTCGCCTCGCGCCTcgcaggcggcgctgtTTCTACCTCAGAAACGACAACGTCGCTCTCCGCCACGCCACACACCGGCGTCCGACTCTGACGACGGTGATGCGTACGTGGTGGACTTGATCCAGTCTTCCCAGGAGAATGTGTACTGCGCAGAGTATAGCCACCGCGCTGGGCACAGTAGCGATCCGATCGTTCTTTCGCCATACCACCAGGGCGAGCCTGTGCGCATTAGCATTTCCCTGATTGACTCCTCGCCCATGATTTCGCGGCAGCATTGCAGCACTGCAGAGCTGCCCTCTTCGCCTGTGGTGCATACGGCGCGAGCGTCCAACAGTGGCGCTGAGACACTATCGTTGCCAATGTGCCATACTCTGCCTGCAAATTCGTATACCATCCACATGGTTATGGACCATCGCGAGGTTCGCCAGCGTTTTTCGCACGGCACTGAAGCGTCCCGTCGTGTCACGTTCAAGGATGCCATGGCCCAGCGTGGGATTACGTGCGATCttcgcgcgctcgagctgggCGACATTATTTGGGTCGCgaagccgcgcgcggatAATCCGTCGCATATTGCGCAGTTATGGTCATCCGTACAAGAAGTTGTGCTGGATGCTGTGGTAGAGCGGAAGCGCTTGGATGACCTCGCCTCTAGCATCTTTGACGGTCGTTGGCACGACCAAAAGCTGCGACTCCGTTTTTCTGGGATCGACAAGGTGTACTATTTGATCGAGGATATCGATGTGGCTAATTTGGTCCAGCGGCACGGTGCATCGATCCAAACGGCGCTGAGCAGCACGCAAATCATCGATGGTTTCCATGTGCACCGCACGGCAAATGGCGAAGGCACCGCCGACTTTTTGGCCAatttgcaccgcgcgctggagaCGCTGTACAGCAGTACGCCGCTGCATGTCCTGCGCGATAGTGCGATTGATCGTGATCATTATAGCGAGAtgcgtgcgtcgctgcgcacgcagtTTGTGCACGAGCGATTTCACACCTCTTTCCACACCTTCCAGGCGCTCAATGGCAAgacgagcagcagcggaACGCTGCAGGATACGTGGACGAGGATGCTACTGTGTATTCAGGGCCTCTCGTCTGAGAAAGCTGAGGAgattgtgcggcgctggccgaCGATGCACGCCTTGCTCCGCGACTACGCTGCACAAGAGGCGGCGACTGCGCCAGGAGAGCGTTCGCTTGTGTGCGAGCGTATGATAGCAAAAGCTGTCGATCCAAATACCCCACTtacgcggcgcaggattGGATCGGTGCTCAGTGCGCGTATATACCAAATCTTGCGGTCCAACACGTTTGTAGAATAG
- a CDS encoding uncharacterized protein (EggNog:ENOG503NU2A; COG:S) — protein sequence MHVQRIVDGVHLLARLYPDVWGKHVWDEASVLASDAVAQLLDKLRQMQSSDTEQVRASLRIASNGETRVVLGNMAPASSEIYPVRLDTQPTLVDTPYVYVKTDQRSLYDEARARVHGNLGAPGASSSSCFDVLMWHEEAHACVVTESSIANVILEIPGAHGQLYTPTCTALLPGLLLQELCARGAVTQREITVDALHEALRSGARLWLCNAVRGMFQVALV from the coding sequence ATGCATGTACAGCGTATTGTCGATGGCGTGCATTTACTCGCGCGGTTGTACCCTGACGTATGGGGAAAGCATGTATGGGATGAAGCAAGTGTGCTTGCATCCGATGCtgtggcgcagctgctggacaagctGCGGCAGATGCAATCCAGCGACACCGAGCAGGTTCGCGCAAGCCTTCGCATCGCGTCCAACGGGGAAACACGCGTGGTACTTGGCAACATGGCGCCAGCGAGTAGCGAAATATACCCTGTTCGTCTTGATACACAGCCGACGCTTGTGGACACGCCGTATGTGTACGTCAAGACGGATCAACGCAGCTTGTACGatgaggcgcgcgcgcgcgtccaTGGAAATTTGGGTGCGCCgggcgcatcgtcgtcctcgtGTTTCGACGTGCTGATGTGGCACGAAGAGGCGCATGCATGTGTGGTCACCGAGTCAAGTATTGCCAATGTCATTCTTGAAATAcccggcgcgcacggccagctGTACACGCCGACATGTACAGCCTTACTGCCCGGCCTGTTGCTTCAGGAGTTGTGCGCACGAGGCGCCGTGACGCAGCGTGAGATTACagtggatgcgctgcatgagGCGCTACGCTCCGGCGCGCGTCTGTGGCTTTGCAACGCAGTGCGCGGCATGTTCCAAGTAGCCCTTGTATAA
- the CYT1 gene encoding cytochrome c1 (COG:C; TransMembrane:1 (o282-300i); EggNog:ENOG503NVYB), producing MGTALVFNVYFTDSLRFYADAVKGIRTYTTKSVLTLQSMLTSRTAAIAATAVTVGSIVWYQQLYGELPFIDQLSANSMADNGLHSPHYPWSHNGLTDTFDHSSIRRGFQVYQEVCSTCHSLSRIAWRNLVGVSHTVDEAKALAADIEYTDGPNDEGEMFERPGKLADYLPSPYPNDEAARAGNAGALPPDLSLIVKARHGGADYIFSLLIGYSDPPAGVTVQEGLNYNPFFPGTQIAMARVLFDGLVEYDDGTPATTSQMAKDVVTFLCFASEPEHDHRKRAGFRAVILLSTLFAFAVWAKRFKWSSIMTRQIVYDPPKKGHH from the coding sequence ATGGGTACTGCTCTTGTGTTCAATGTGTATTTCACAGATTCGTTACGCTTCTACGCAGACGCAGTCAAAGGCATCCGTACGTATACGACGAAAAGTGTGCTTACGCTCCAGTCGATGCTCACGTCTCGCACTGCGGCCATTGCGGCCACCGCGGTGACTGTTGGTTCCATCGTATGGTACCAGCAGCTCTATGGCGAGCTCCCTTTTATTGACCAGCTCAGTGCCAACAGCATGGCCGATAATGGTCTTCATTCCCCCCATTACCCCTGGTCTCACAATGGCTTGACGGACACATTTGACCACAGCTCTATCCGCCGTGGCTTCCAAGTGTACCAGGAAGTATGTTCTACATGCCACTCTCTTTCCCGTATTGCTTGGCGTAACTTGGTCGGCGTTTCACACACCGTCGATGAGGCTAAGGCGTTGGCTGCCGACATCGAGTACACAGACGGCCCGAACGACGAAGGCGAGATGTTTGAGCGTCCTGGTAAACTTGCCGACTACTTGCCATCGCCGTACCCCAACGACGAGGCTGCCCGTGCTGGTAACGCTGGTGCCCTCCCTCCGGATTTGAGTCTCATTGTCAAGGCGCGCcacggcggcgccgacTACATTTTCTCCCTGCTTATCGGCTATTCCGACCCCCCTGCAGGTGTGACTGTCCAGGAAGGTCTCAATTACAACCCATTTTTCCCGGGCACGCAAAttgccatggcgcgtgtgctATTCGACGGCCTTGTTGAATACGACGATGGTACGCCTGCGACGACGAGCCAGATGGCCAAGGATGTTGTCACGTTCTTGTGCTTTGCGTCGGAGCCCGAGCACGACCACCGTAAGCGTGCTGGTTTCCGCGCCGTAATCCTCCTTTCTACTCTGTTTGCCTTTGCCGTGTGGGCAAAGCGCTTCAAGTGGTCGTCCATCATGACGCGCCAGATTGTGTATGACCCCCCGAAGAAGGGCCACCATTAA